A genomic segment from Pseudomonas mendocina encodes:
- a CDS encoding SO2930 family diheme c-type cytochrome, whose amino-acid sequence MNNGWILLIAVLLAACKPPPHSPLYMPSGDHYPEKLSSWAVLQQRDGQLQPANGVLPYDLNTPLFTDYAHKLRTIWMPQGSSAQYGEARFDYPVGTVLSKTFYYPRDAQGRLLRNEQRDTEVVELERVRLIETRILLRQEQGWVALPYVWDDAQREATLEWAGASFDLALHDERGEVLAVDYQVPDANQCAGCHEEQAGKGVQPLGPKVRHLNKDFSYADGLANQLRRWQSVGFLQGVPTAVEALSRNARWGAPRETEGLQAQARSYLDANCSHCHNPEGPGRTSGLYLDPATPLSIAFGLCKQPVAAGKGSGDRLVDIHPGAPEKSVLSFRLHSTDPSVMMPELGRSTSHREGLEVIDRWIASLDGGC is encoded by the coding sequence ATGAACAACGGCTGGATATTGCTGATTGCCGTGCTGCTCGCTGCTTGTAAGCCGCCGCCGCATTCGCCTTTGTACATGCCCAGCGGTGACCACTACCCGGAAAAACTCAGTAGCTGGGCCGTGCTGCAACAGCGCGATGGCCAACTGCAGCCAGCCAACGGTGTGTTGCCCTATGACCTCAATACGCCGCTGTTCACCGACTATGCGCACAAGCTTCGTACCATCTGGATGCCGCAGGGAAGCAGTGCGCAGTACGGCGAGGCGCGCTTCGATTATCCGGTGGGCACGGTACTGAGCAAGACCTTCTATTACCCGCGCGACGCTCAAGGACGCTTGCTGCGCAACGAGCAGCGCGACACGGAAGTGGTAGAGCTTGAACGGGTGAGGCTGATCGAGACGCGTATCCTGCTGCGTCAGGAGCAGGGCTGGGTGGCCTTGCCCTATGTTTGGGACGATGCCCAGCGTGAGGCGACCCTGGAATGGGCCGGTGCCAGCTTCGACCTGGCGTTGCACGATGAGCGCGGCGAGGTACTGGCGGTCGACTATCAGGTGCCGGACGCCAACCAGTGCGCGGGTTGTCATGAGGAGCAGGCGGGCAAGGGTGTGCAGCCGCTGGGGCCTAAGGTGCGGCATCTGAACAAGGATTTCAGCTATGCCGATGGCTTGGCCAATCAGTTGCGGCGCTGGCAGTCGGTAGGTTTTCTGCAGGGCGTCCCGACCGCAGTGGAGGCTCTTTCACGCAACGCGCGATGGGGGGCGCCGCGTGAGACAGAGGGGCTGCAAGCGCAGGCGCGCAGCTATCTGGATGCCAATTGCTCGCACTGCCATAACCCTGAAGGCCCGGGGCGTACCTCGGGCCTGTATCTCGACCCAGCCACACCGCTGAGCATCGCCTTTGGGCTGTGCAAGCAACCGGTGGCGGCTGGCAAGGGCTCGGGCGATCGCCTGGTGGACATTCATCCCGGTGCACCGGAGAAATCGGTGCTGAGCTTTCGTCTGCACAGCACCGACCCCAGCGTCATGATGCCCGAGCTGGGTCGCTCCACCTCCCACCGCGAAGGGCTGGAGGTGATCGACCGTTGGATTGCCAGCCTCGATGGCGGGTGCTGA
- a CDS encoding TolC family protein — MSRATKFFSISLLALAVTGCAVTSQPIDRSVSEQRAQQDLATMFKDQEPLSGPLTLHEAMARAVKYNLEARLKVMEEAMAQRQVDLATFDMLPRMALSAGYAGRNNVSASSSQSVNTGTQSLEPSTSQDRDRGVADLTMVWNVLDFGVSYVSAKQQGDQRLIVQERRRKVVHTIIQDVRSAYWRAVAADRLLTQIDNLMARVGQARDNSQRLSEQRIGDPIQALGYQRALIEATRQLEEQRRALSLAKTELATLINLPLGTQVELAPDDGYQIPELKVALDTLEQEALASRPELREQDYQARISAAETRKAMLRLLPGLEFSAGGHYDSNSFLVNQSWADYGVKVTWNLFNVLSAPAAIDVAKAGQEVVDARRQAMSMAILAQLHVANANFREAQRQFQTSQQLAGLDGQIVEQLRNRYQAQGIGELELIQGELNTLQADLRRDLAYAELRNSYGQLFASVGLDPLPESVASDSVADIAAALSSREAQWQAGQL; from the coding sequence ATGAGCAGAGCAACGAAGTTTTTCAGCATCAGCTTGTTGGCGCTGGCAGTTACCGGTTGTGCCGTGACCAGCCAACCCATCGACCGCAGCGTCAGCGAGCAACGCGCGCAGCAGGATCTGGCGACCATGTTCAAGGATCAGGAACCGCTCAGCGGCCCACTGACCTTGCACGAAGCCATGGCTCGCGCAGTGAAGTACAACCTCGAGGCGCGCCTGAAGGTCATGGAAGAAGCCATGGCTCAGCGTCAGGTCGACCTGGCCACCTTCGACATGCTGCCGCGTATGGCGCTGTCCGCCGGCTATGCCGGGCGCAACAACGTCAGCGCTTCCAGCAGCCAGAGCGTCAATACCGGCACACAGTCGCTGGAACCTTCCACCTCGCAGGATCGCGACCGTGGCGTGGCCGACCTGACCATGGTGTGGAACGTACTGGACTTCGGTGTCAGCTACGTCAGCGCCAAGCAGCAGGGCGACCAACGCCTCATCGTGCAGGAACGCCGCCGCAAGGTCGTCCATACCATCATCCAGGATGTACGCTCGGCCTACTGGCGTGCGGTGGCGGCCGACCGCCTGCTGACCCAGATCGACAACCTGATGGCCCGCGTCGGGCAGGCCCGTGACAATAGCCAGCGCCTCAGCGAACAGCGCATCGGCGATCCCATTCAGGCCTTGGGATACCAGCGCGCCCTGATCGAGGCGACCCGCCAGCTCGAAGAGCAGCGCCGCGCCCTGTCGCTGGCCAAGACCGAGCTGGCCACCCTGATCAACCTGCCGCTAGGCACCCAGGTTGAGTTGGCACCCGACGACGGCTATCAAATTCCGGAACTGAAGGTAGCCCTCGATACGCTGGAACAGGAAGCCCTGGCCAGCCGCCCGGAGTTACGCGAACAGGACTATCAGGCGCGTATCAGCGCAGCCGAAACCCGCAAGGCCATGCTGCGCCTGCTACCGGGCCTGGAGTTTTCTGCCGGCGGTCACTACGACAGCAACTCCTTCCTGGTGAACCAGAGCTGGGCCGACTATGGCGTGAAGGTGACCTGGAACCTGTTCAACGTACTCTCCGCTCCCGCCGCCATAGACGTCGCCAAGGCTGGCCAGGAGGTCGTCGATGCGCGGCGCCAGGCCATGTCGATGGCCATCCTCGCCCAACTGCACGTCGCCAACGCCAACTTCCGCGAGGCCCAGCGCCAGTTCCAGACCAGTCAACAACTGGCCGGACTGGATGGGCAGATCGTCGAGCAATTGCGTAATCGCTACCAGGCACAGGGCATTGGCGAACTGGAGTTGATCCAGGGCGAGCTGAATACGCTGCAGGCGGATCTGCGCCGCGACCTGGCCTACGCCGAGTTGCGTAACAGCTATGGCCAGCTATTCGCCAGCGTCGGCCTCGACCCGCTGCCGGAGAGCGTCGCGTCCGACAGCGTTGCGGATATCGCCGCCGCGCTCTCCAGCCGTGAGGCGCAGTGGCAGGCAGGTCAACTCTAG